The Thermothelomyces thermophilus ATCC 42464 chromosome 4, complete sequence region tgtgtgcgtgtgtgtgtgaaAAGGGAAAACTGTTATGCTTGGGAAGTGGACTTACGCAGGTTGCGGATGGAGAGGGCATTCATGCCGATAGAGAGGAGCCTGGCGAGAATATGATGTTAGTTTTTTGGGTTTCGAAGGACAGTGTGATTCTCTGGAGAGGGAAAGGGGGCACTATGGCTGATTGGGAGAAAGCCCATCAACGTCCCAAACCACATATTCTCCAGCTTTGGACCAGTGTAGGTTCGTACCAGTTGTATCCGGGGTTCCGAGTAAAGTCATAATTATTTCCCATGTGCGCGTCGCAGTGCTCGAGCAGACAAAAGGTGTTGACGCTGTAAAAGTAATGGGCGGCCTCCGCGTAGATCTGCTTGCTCACAAACAGAAGAGCGAGGTCAAGTTTGGGCTTTCGGTGCCTACGTTTGGGGAAAACATGTTAGCCAGTGTCGCCAGTGTCTCTCTTCTCATGTCGTACTGCATTGATTGGGTTATCAGCAGTAGATTCGCGCCATCACACCATACTCCTGGGGGTTCTCGCGGCCTTCTCATGCCATCAGGAACGGCCCTCTGAGGTCAGTCCCTTTAGGACCAGCAGCAaccgcagcggcggcggcagtagTATCTCAACCGTCGCAGAGTCGTGCCGACGAGTCGGGTTACAAGACCGTCACCATTTGATTCCCCTGACTCAACAGCATCGGACTTGACCGACAGCAGCAATGCTACTGTCAAGCCTGGACTGCTCCTGTGCCGTACACTCATGAAGGAATTGACTTACCAGATTCCAGTGACATCGATGGCGCGACTGATGTGAAGGATCAAGGAGTATATGCGAAGGCGAAGTTCTGCGGGCAGACTTGTGAAGAAGGGGAAAACCCGGGGCCGCGGCGCGCATGCTCGGGAGGGCTGGATGCGCTCACGAGCGCGGAAACGTTTGGTTGACGCGGACTTTGGCATCTTATTTTCTCTTATCACGGGTTTCACGTGGTGAAAGAGAAAGCTGATTATGACTTTGACCTGTGTTAGTGTAAGTCGGGAGTGTTACTAGGAATCAATCGCTCTAACCTGGTTAAATCAAGTCTTGCTGGCCGGGCTGGTTGACAAAAAGACAAGAAAAGGTCGGTTATCGAACTTCTCTGTCTCTGTGATTTTTCCTGGGACCTCAGAGTCAGCGTCGTTGTGTAAATAGGAGCCTCCAAGTTGCGATCCCAAAACAATGAccataatatattataatgaCGTACTTGAGAGGAAGGGACAAAATATTGCCAAGACTTGTACGAGTTGAAAAGTCGCGAGTGAAAACTTACCAGAGCAAGCTATGAGGAATTGTTAAAGGAACTTGAGAGTTTGAACGCGAAGCAGAGGATGCTGAGGAGGATGGGTTGTGAACTGGCTCAGGGGGGTGTTGTATACAAAGGGGCGTCTAACTAGCGGAACCAGCGTCCATGAACCTACGCGGAACGCGGTGTTAGTAAGGGGGTAGGTCGCGTCTGGTTCAGATGAAAAGACCCAAGTCGTGTTATCGGCCCCAGACCGCGAGTGAACGAGGGTTTGGTATATTATCACTTGGGGACCGACTTCACTGTAAGCGCAAGAGAAGCTCTCTAGCAGTCTAGACAACATAGTACTATGCACGGAGCGAGAGAATAAAGTAATGGAATTAATCAGTGTCATCTACATTTATTGTTATTCTCATTGTTCGACGGAAGCATGCACCGGTATCAAGCTGTTCCCGGGAAAACACGAACTACGATTTGAAACTACAATGAGACTCAAGCATCCAGCCCGTCGCAGGGACTATCCTTTGCAACCTTGAAATACTCTATGCTTTAGTTCGGCATAAGTGGACGAAACCATTGAAAGAAACTCTTGTAATAGTTCCTTCTATAGAGTCGGGTGCTTGTTCCGTAGGGATACGAAAGAAGCCTCGCTTAGCAAGGCACTCGGGTACTTTGGTGGTGTTAAATAATTATGTGCTAATTTCTATAGCAACGTGTCCCGATTTCCTTTTCTTTCGCCTCAACCGGAAAATGGCGCCAATTTAGGAATCTGTTTACAGGCAAGACAATGAGTGTATCAAGAGTCTCTTCAAGCCCTGCGTTCCAGTAGGCGCCTTGCCACTAATTAACGACAAGGGCTAGCACAAAACTCACCCCTATCAGTGCGGGTTTCTGTTTCAACCCATACAGCAATGCTGTGGTTCACCTCTCCTGGTCACTTGGCAGGGGCCAACCCGCAGAAGAGAGGTGAAATAATGGCAAGTGCTGGGCTGCTATGGATCGCTTGCTGGTAATAAGCTATACGATGGGCGGGGGGCGGGGATGACCACGGCAGCCGAGGTATTGAGGAGACAGAGAATATAATACGCTGTGTGTCATATAGGGGGGCGCTTGAACATGGCTTGAGTTCAGCAATTTGTGCTGGTCCGATAAGTTTGACGACTTGTAATTAAGGCGAGCGGTGCCTTGAGTCGCATGTGGGTTGCAGGTGGGTTCCCCGCAGTTGCCCAAGTCAAAATACATTGATATTACCGAGACCATACAGAGAAGAGCTACTGACTTTCTATTGTTCGGGAGACCGCGCTCTACTGGTAGCAACAGCTTCCAATGTCGTCTCGTCTTTCTGGGTTTCAGTTTGCGTTGTTCTCCTGGGCATCGTTTGCCCTTGCCCGCTCTGGCCGGTCTCGGGCGCCTCTTGCTGTTATTTTGTTCCATTCCCCCAAGTCTAACCGGATTGCAAGCACGCAGGGTCGGAGGTTCAAGTGTCAATGTTCTTGTACTGATTGATACAATATGCACTCTAATTACTTGAACATTAACATCGCATCCACAAACCAAGATGATTTCTCGCCCTCTGCTCCCATCAACACTAACCGGCCAACCGGATTCCGAGACAGACAGATCTCCCGAGTTCTTGGGCACAGGCAACACTGCGATTGGGCACTGCCAAAAATCAGGATTGGTGCATTTCGTTTCTCCGACGAGCTCGATGCGGCGTCCGATAGGATCGCTCCGGGGCGCCATTCCTTCGCCGGTCCCGCTCTTCGCTCGGCAGGGCGGGGGAGAAGGACCAGTCTTATACGGAGGGAGCAGAGGTGCCCCGAGATCAGGTTAAAATTTCTTCTGTAAGAACAAGTCCTTCCTCGTTCGACCGTGGAATATGCACGTCGAACCTCCCCAATGATAATAACTCTGCCTGAGTAAGGTAGCAAATTCTCCGCGACGCTggttaattaattaatattattatttgATCCCACGAGCCGAGTTAACATCAGAAACTGACAAGTCCACTCATTTTTTCCATTCTGATATCATCCCGATAATAGTTCTAGATTCGTTAATAGAGCAAACCCCACGTCGTCATGTTCTCCAGGCACGACAACAGGCTCGTCTACTCGTACGACGCCGAGAAGCTCTGGATCGAGCCGTGGGGCCCCGATTCGCTGCGCATCCGCGCGACCCAGCTCAGCGCGATGCCGCCCGAGGACTGGGCCCTCCTGCCGCCTCCCGAACCAGCCACCAGCCCGGAGATCACCATCTCCCCGGACTCGGCTACGCTCACCAACGGCAAGATCAGGGCCACCGTCAGCGCGCGGGGCAAGCTCACCGTGTCTGACGCCCGCACGGGCACCGTCCTGCTCGAGGAGTATTCGCGCAACCGGCTGGACGTGCGGGACCCCAAGTGCAGCGCGCTCAACGTGGCCGCGCGCGAGTTCAAGGCGGTGCCGCGGGGCGGGGACGCGCACCACATCACGGCGCGGTTCGAGAGCCTGGACCGGCAAGAGCGCCTCTTCGGCATGGGCCAGTACCAGCAACCGCTCTTCAACCTCAAGGGCGCCGACCTCGAGCTGGCCCACCGCAACTCGCAGGCCAGCGTGCCCTTCCTGCTCTCGTCGCGCGGCTACGGCCTGCTGTGGAACAACCCGGCCGTCGGCCGCGCCGTCCTCGGCACCAACCTCATGACCTTCGAGGCCTACTCGGCCCGCGCCCTCGACTACTGGGTCGTGGCCGGCGACCGCCCGGCCGACATCGTCCGCGCctacgccgccgccaccggcaGGGTGCCCATGATGCCCGAGTTCGGCCTCGGCTTCTGGCAGTGCAAGCTGCGCTACCAGACCCAGGAGGAGCTGCTCGGGGTCGCGCGCGAGTACCGCCGGCGCGGGCTGCCGCTCgacgtcatcgtcgtcgactTCTTCCACTGGCCCCTGCAGGGCGAGTGGAAGTTCGACCCGGCCTACTGGCCCGACCCGGACGCCATGGTGCGGGAGCTCAAGGAGTTGGGCGTGGAGCTGATGGTGTCGGTCTGGCCGACGGTCGACAAGCGGTCCGAGAACTGGGACGAGATGGTCGAGCGCGGCCTGCTGGTCCGCGTCGACCGGGGCATGCGCACCACGATGGACTTCCAGGGCGACACGGTCCACTTCGACGCGACCAACCCGGCGGCGCGCGAGTTCGTGTGGGCCAAGGTGCGCCAGAACTACTACGCCAAGGGGATCCGGCTCTTCTGgctcgacgaggccgagcCCGAGTACTCGGCCTACGACTTCGACAACTACCGCTACCACAGCGGCTCCGTCCTGAGCACCGGCAACATCTACCCGGCCGAGTACGCGCGCGCCTTCTACGAGGGCCTCGCGCGCGAGGGCcacgccgacgacgccgtcAGCCTCGTCCGCTGCGCCTGGGCCGGCAGCCAGCGGTACGGCGCGCTGGTCTGGAGCGGCGACGTCGCCTCGTCCTGGTCCAGCTTCCGCAGCCAGCTGGCCGCGGGCCTGCACATGGCCGTCGCCGGCCTGCCCTGGTGGACCACCGACATCGGCGGCTTCCACGGCGGCGACCCGCGCGAGCCGGCCTTCCGCGAGCTCTTCGTCCGCTGGTTCCAGTGGGGCGCCTTCTGCCCCGTCTTCCGCCTGCACGGCGACCGCGAGCCCCGCCAGCCCCAGCACGGCAccaccggcggcgccgcctgcCTCAGCGGCGGCCCGAACGAGGTCTGGTCCTACGGGCCCGAGGTGTACGAGATCTGCAAGAAGTACATGGCCCTCCGCGAGCACATGCGCCCTTACGTCCGCCGGCTGATGCGGCAGGCCCACGAGGACGGCACGC contains the following coding sequences:
- a CDS encoding glycoside hydrolase family 31 protein (CAZy_ID 267801), with amino-acid sequence MFSRHDNRLVYSYDAEKLWIEPWGPDSLRIRATQLSAMPPEDWALLPPPEPATSPEITISPDSATLTNGKIRATVSARGKLTVSDARTGTVLLEEYSRNRLDVRDPKCSALNVAAREFKAVPRGGDAHHITARFESLDRQERLFGMGQYQQPLFNLKGADLELAHRNSQASVPFLLSSRGYGLLWNNPAVGRAVLGTNLMTFEAYSARALDYWVVAGDRPADIVRAYAAATGRVPMMPEFGLGFWQCKLRYQTQEELLGVAREYRRRGLPLDVIVVDFFHWPLQGEWKFDPAYWPDPDAMVRELKELGVELMVSVWPTVDKRSENWDEMVERGLLVRVDRGMRTTMDFQGDTVHFDATNPAAREFVWAKVRQNYYAKGIRLFWLDEAEPEYSAYDFDNYRYHSGSVLSTGNIYPAEYARAFYEGLAREGHADDAVSLVRCAWAGSQRYGALVWSGDVASSWSSFRSQLAAGLHMAVAGLPWWTTDIGGFHGGDPREPAFRELFVRWFQWGAFCPVFRLHGDREPRQPQHGTTGGAACLSGGPNEVWSYGPEVYEICKKYMALREHMRPYVRRLMRQAHEDGTPVMRPLFLEFPDDPRCWNTGEEYMFGDKYLVCPVMQPGVAKLAVYLPAGAKWSALEGGGGGEEIEGGQVIEADCPIDYMPVFVRVAA